From a single Bacillus pumilus genomic region:
- a CDS encoding FAD-dependent oxidoreductase, whose protein sequence is MEQEHKGSEHAKSLWIAESQKHSFSAVHEDLTADVIIVGGGITGIATAFEMTERGLDVIIIDADQLMQGTTGHTTAKITSQHDVYYYELIQQIGMPKARLYVEANEKAKELIQARVKEYDIDCQLEVKDAYLYTKEENGVKKLKKELDAYKQLGIDREWKTSLPFDADIKAALAMTQQAQFHPLHYLHALIDQLLERGVRFFEQTTAVDVKEGNRPAVITKSGHHLTGRYIICCSHFPFYDGKGFYFTRIHPEQSYVVAAKTTKPLPDGMYLGIDQPAHSLRTAKWHGEEVVLIGGEGHKTGQGGDESAHYGGLEMFGDATLGIEEVLYRWSTHDMVTMDQIPYIGHLTKHHENIFVATGFRKWGMTTSHVAATLIGDLIEGKSNPYESIFAPSRPVSNSFVKDFVKENTNVAAKLISGKLKRTDQTIDDLKPGEGGIVSYEKKKCGAFKSEDGNIFLVDTTCTHLGCEVAWNNSDRTWDCPCHGSRFSITGEVVEGPAKKSLERSYKEQ, encoded by the coding sequence ATGGAGCAAGAGCATAAAGGATCGGAGCATGCAAAATCGTTATGGATAGCGGAAAGTCAGAAGCACTCTTTCTCTGCTGTACACGAGGATCTCACAGCAGATGTCATCATTGTTGGTGGTGGTATTACCGGTATCGCTACTGCGTTTGAAATGACAGAACGCGGGCTAGATGTCATCATCATTGATGCCGATCAATTGATGCAAGGGACGACCGGACACACGACAGCTAAGATCACCTCACAGCACGATGTGTACTACTATGAGCTGATTCAGCAAATTGGCATGCCCAAAGCCCGTTTATATGTAGAAGCAAATGAGAAAGCAAAAGAGCTCATTCAAGCCCGCGTCAAAGAATACGACATCGATTGTCAGCTAGAAGTCAAAGATGCGTACCTTTATACAAAGGAAGAAAACGGTGTAAAAAAATTAAAAAAGGAATTAGATGCCTACAAACAACTTGGGATTGACCGAGAATGGAAAACATCGCTTCCTTTTGATGCTGACATCAAAGCTGCCCTTGCAATGACGCAACAGGCACAGTTTCATCCCCTTCATTATTTACATGCACTAATTGATCAGCTCCTAGAGCGAGGTGTACGTTTTTTTGAACAGACTACTGCTGTTGACGTGAAAGAAGGAAACCGGCCTGCTGTCATCACAAAAAGCGGTCACCATCTGACAGGCCGTTATATCATATGCTGTTCGCACTTTCCTTTTTATGATGGGAAAGGGTTTTATTTCACGCGAATTCACCCAGAACAATCTTATGTGGTTGCAGCAAAAACAACGAAGCCGCTCCCAGATGGGATGTATTTAGGAATTGACCAGCCTGCTCATTCTTTAAGAACCGCAAAATGGCATGGTGAGGAAGTCGTGCTCATCGGAGGCGAAGGTCATAAAACTGGACAAGGCGGGGATGAATCTGCTCACTACGGAGGTCTGGAAATGTTTGGAGACGCCACCCTTGGAATTGAAGAGGTACTGTATCGCTGGTCGACACACGATATGGTCACAATGGATCAAATCCCGTACATTGGCCACTTGACGAAACACCACGAAAATATCTTTGTTGCAACCGGCTTTAGAAAATGGGGCATGACAACAAGCCACGTCGCAGCCACCCTTATCGGGGATTTAATTGAAGGAAAATCGAATCCATACGAATCCATTTTTGCGCCATCAAGACCTGTTTCTAACTCTTTCGTCAAAGATTTCGTTAAAGAAAATACAAATGTTGCTGCCAAGCTGATCAGTGGTAAATTAAAGCGAACCGATCAAACAATTGATGATTTAAAGCCAGGCGAAGGCGGCATTGTATCTTATGAAAAGAAAAAATGTGGCGCCTTTAAATCAGAGGACGGGAATATCTTTCTTGTCGATACAACGTGTACTCACTTAGGCTGTGAAGTCGCTTGGAATAATAGTGACCGCACTTGGGATTGCCCGTGTCATGGCTCCCGTTTTTCTATTACTGGTGAAGTAGTAGAAGGCCCAGCAAAGAAATCACTAGAAAGGTCATATAAAGAACAGTAA
- a CDS encoding SDR family oxidoreductase, translating into MSTKQPKKTLPPQHQNERPGLEYIMNPRPVFDREVPDKKLAGKTAIVTGGDSGIGRAVSVLFAKEGANVAIVYLSEHRDAEETKDYIEKAGGRVILMAGDLGDEAFSNEVVKKTKDAFGSIDILVNNAGEQHPQKSIEQITSHQLLRTFQTNIFAMFYLTKAALPHLKKGSSIINTASVTAYKGHETLIDYSSTKGAVVTFTRSLSLSLIKQGIRVNGVAPGPIWTPLIPSTFTEKEVSEFGGDVPMERPGEPVELAPSYLFLASEDSSYMNGQILHVNGGTILNG; encoded by the coding sequence GTGTCAACAAAGCAGCCGAAGAAAACATTGCCGCCTCAGCATCAAAATGAACGTCCTGGGCTTGAATATATAATGAATCCAAGGCCTGTGTTTGATCGAGAGGTGCCAGATAAAAAGCTAGCAGGAAAAACAGCCATTGTGACAGGTGGAGACAGTGGAATCGGAAGAGCAGTCTCGGTCTTATTTGCGAAGGAAGGAGCCAATGTCGCCATTGTTTACTTGAGTGAACATCGCGATGCAGAGGAAACGAAGGACTATATTGAAAAGGCTGGAGGCCGGGTCATCTTAATGGCAGGTGATTTAGGAGATGAGGCGTTCTCGAACGAGGTGGTCAAAAAAACAAAAGATGCTTTTGGTTCCATTGATATATTAGTGAACAACGCCGGGGAACAGCATCCACAAAAAAGCATTGAACAGATTACCTCACATCAGCTTCTTCGGACATTTCAAACGAATATTTTCGCCATGTTTTATTTAACAAAAGCGGCTCTTCCTCATCTAAAGAAAGGTAGCAGTATCATTAATACAGCATCTGTCACAGCCTATAAAGGGCATGAAACTTTGATCGACTATTCATCTACAAAAGGGGCAGTTGTGACATTTACGAGATCATTGTCTTTATCGCTCATTAAACAAGGGATTAGAGTGAATGGGGTAGCACCAGGGCCTATTTGGACACCCCTCATTCCATCGACTTTTACGGAAAAAGAAGTCTCGGAATTTGGTGGGGATGTTCCTATGGAACGTCCAGGTGAGCCAGTAGAGCTTGCGCCGAGTTATTTATTTTTAGCGAGCGAAGACTCGTCTTATATGAATGGACAAATTCTGCATGTGAATGGTGGAACCATTTTAAATGGGTAA